A portion of the Chloroflexota bacterium genome contains these proteins:
- a CDS encoding ABC transporter permease gives MFNYLIRRSAQMLVVLFFSAAASYALLNLAPGGPLAGLAQAQQNSRFRITAEDIARIRAYFELDLNLPIRFSRWLLGQPRGPITIGGQTFFADLIIGCRQPRLVEALMSDGSTQTIQAGCKPGQDVTLADLVGRRTSNGVVFGDFGNSWGMLRDRPVSLVVFSRLPRTLQLMSISITISILIGVPLGVFSAVKQYSKFDYFVTSLSFFGTSMPTFFFGLLMILVFSIFFKSWGWVYLPPANAESIKDYTMPILGTVDANSNLDKFLHLLMPVSVLAMVNVAGWSRFVRGSMLEVLRQDYVRTARAKGLLERAVIAKHALRNALIPFVTLVVFSIPAAFGGAIVTETIFNWPGMGRLYFDALGRYDYPVAMALLLITAVLTVIATLLSDVLYTVVDPRIRLS, from the coding sequence ATGTTTAACTATCTCATCCGTCGCTCCGCCCAAATGCTGGTTGTTTTGTTTTTTTCAGCCGCGGCCTCTTATGCTCTGCTTAACCTGGCGCCCGGCGGCCCTCTGGCTGGGCTGGCCCAAGCGCAACAAAACTCCCGCTTCCGGATCACGGCTGAGGATATTGCCCGCATCCGCGCTTATTTCGAGCTTGACCTGAATCTGCCGATTCGTTTCTCGCGCTGGCTCCTCGGCCAGCCTCGCGGGCCGATCACCATTGGCGGCCAAACCTTTTTTGCCGATTTGATCATCGGTTGCCGCCAGCCGCGCCTGGTGGAGGCATTAATGTCCGACGGCTCCACCCAAACCATACAGGCCGGTTGCAAGCCGGGGCAGGACGTAACCCTGGCCGACCTGGTGGGGCGGCGCACCAGTAACGGGGTGGTCTTTGGCGATTTTGGCAATTCGTGGGGTATGTTGCGCGACCGACCCGTGAGCCTGGTTGTGTTTTCCCGCCTGCCGCGCACCTTACAACTCATGAGCATCTCAATCACAATCTCGATTCTGATTGGCGTGCCGCTGGGCGTCTTTTCGGCGGTGAAACAATATTCCAAGTTCGATTACTTTGTCACCTCATTGTCTTTCTTTGGCACGTCAATGCCTACCTTCTTCTTTGGCCTGTTGATGATTCTGGTCTTCAGCATCTTCTTCAAGAGCTGGGGCTGGGTCTACTTGCCGCCGGCCAACGCCGAGTCAATTAAAGATTACACCATGCCCATCCTGGGCACGGTGGATGCCAATTCCAACCTCGATAAATTCCTGCATTTGCTCATGCCCGTCTCGGTGCTGGCGATGGTGAATGTGGCCGGCTGGAGCCGCTTCGTGCGCGGCAGTATGCTGGAAGTTCTGCGGCAGGATTACGTGCGCACCGCCCGGGCCAAGGGCTTGTTGGAGCGCGCCGTCATTGCCAAACACGCTCTGCGCAACGCCCTCATCCCCTTCGTCACCCTGGTCGTGTTTTCCATCCCGGCGGCTTTCGGCGGGGCCATCGTCACCGAAACTATATTCAACTGGCCGGGGATGGGACGCTTGTACTTCGACGCTCTGGGCCGCTACGACTATCCGGTGGCCATGGCCCTCTTGCTCATCACTGCTGTCTTGACCGTGATCGCCACCCTGCTCTCCGATGTCTTGTATACTGTGGTCGATCCACGTATCCGGTTGAGCTAA
- a CDS encoding IS5/IS1182 family transposase, producing RTHSWMNRFRRILIRWDKSAENYIAFLHFACALVAFRAAGLLG from the coding sequence ACGGACTCATAGTTGGATGAATCGCTTTCGGCGCATTTTGATTCGCTGGGACAAGTCTGCTGAGAATTACATCGCTTTTCTGCATTTCGCCTGCGCGCTCGTCGCTTTCAGGGCCGCTGGGTTATTAGGATAG
- a CDS encoding ABC transporter ATP-binding protein: MRALSNNNGQQTPAQDRTILEVKNLKTYFFTEDGVVKSVDGVDFAVKRGEVMGLVGESGCGKSVTSLSIMRLVGVPGKVMEGEIIFDGKDVLKLSESEMVHIRGNRISMIFQQPQSSLNPVFKVGDQIAEVLNIHRSLGRKAGWERAVELLRMVGIPDAERRAQAYPHELSGGMAQRVMIAMALACVPELLIADEPTTALDVTIQAQILDLMRDLRTKMDAAIILITHDLGVVAEMCERVAVMYAGQIVEQTDVRTLFADPKHPYTQGLIGSIPVLGVIKDKLDVIPGSVPNLINLPVGCRFAPRCKARVQHSLTICATQVPQLKPVAPDHNVRCWLYQDGENHQAPLAGN, translated from the coding sequence ATGAGAGCCTTGAGCAATAATAACGGACAACAAACGCCGGCGCAGGATCGCACCATTCTGGAAGTCAAGAATCTCAAAACCTATTTTTTCACCGAAGACGGCGTCGTCAAATCGGTGGACGGCGTTGATTTCGCCGTCAAGCGCGGCGAAGTGATGGGCCTGGTGGGCGAGTCGGGCTGTGGCAAAAGCGTCACTTCGCTCTCCATCATGCGCCTGGTCGGCGTGCCGGGCAAAGTGATGGAAGGCGAGATCATCTTCGACGGCAAGGACGTCCTCAAACTGTCGGAAAGCGAGATGGTCCACATTCGCGGCAACCGCATCTCGATGATCTTCCAACAGCCGCAGTCGTCGCTCAACCCCGTGTTCAAAGTGGGCGACCAGATTGCCGAAGTGCTCAACATCCACCGCTCGCTGGGCAGGAAGGCGGGGTGGGAGCGGGCGGTGGAGTTGTTGCGCATGGTCGGCATCCCCGACGCCGAGCGCCGCGCCCAGGCCTATCCGCATGAACTCTCCGGCGGCATGGCCCAGCGCGTCATGATCGCCATGGCCCTGGCCTGCGTGCCGGAACTGCTTATTGCCGACGAGCCGACCACGGCCCTGGACGTGACCATTCAGGCCCAGATTTTGGATTTGATGCGCGACCTGCGAACCAAGATGGACGCCGCCATCATTCTCATCACCCACGACCTGGGCGTGGTGGCCGAGATGTGCGAACGGGTGGCCGTGATGTATGCCGGCCAGATCGTCGAGCAAACGGACGTGCGCACCCTCTTTGCCGATCCTAAACATCCTTATACGCAAGGTCTGATCGGCTCTATTCCGGTTCTGGGCGTCATCAAAGACAAGCTCGACGTGATCCCCGGCAGTGTGCCCAATCTGATCAACCTGCCGGTAGGCTGTCGTTTCGCGCCGCGTTGCAAAGCGCGGGTGCAACATAGTTTGACGATTTGCGCGACTCAAGTGCCGCAACTGAAACCGGTCGCCCCGGATCATAACGTCCGGTGCTGGCTGTACCAGGACGGCGAAAACCACCAAGCCCCGCTGGCCGGGAACTGA
- a CDS encoding peptide ABC transporter substrate-binding protein gives MVALAFLTVASILLAACQPQTVIQTVEVTSVVEVPVVETQIVENVVEVEKGAFTEPHPILSDLRNRQGIAYCTNRDELIASVYPFIADKSVLNMNTFIPRSSWANYDGDELVKYPFDAATGAALFEEAGWTLAEGATYRTNANGDEMSLKFTTTTAAFRQTWAAVFEANMRDCGLRVIRLHAPAAWWFGDTTGISRRDYELGAFAWVGQADPGGQTLYACDQIPLPENGWVGQNAMGWCNETASNNIKLANNTLDRNERIEAYKQTQIEFTKDMVSLPLFNRAEIAAASVNLKNFKPNTTEYYTWNSYEWEIEGADTIVLGFSQEPASMFSLVESAAVQRSIGELIFDVGVTSRDYDYQANLFEVSTIESGLASNNDVEVNEGDLILDSVGNTTDADGNPLALAAGVKIKNAAGEEVEYSGGSVTMKQLVVDYKLAAAGLKWSDGEPVKAADFELAYKIDCDPASGATSFIICESIQGVEFRDDGYTVTWKPGSQNPTYYVFPIGFYPSHQALADGRNLADVPAAEWATLPEIAECPLGVGPYVLACDGSWEKGVKMTLTANPNYWRGADTLKIKTVVVTFVADTNSAVAQLLTGDVDVVGSETLGAGQEVQLVIDAQAAGTVQAEVIPSATWEHIDMNLNLP, from the coding sequence ATGGTGGCTTTGGCCTTTTTGACCGTTGCCAGCATCCTCTTGGCCGCTTGCCAGCCGCAGACGGTCATCCAGACAGTTGAAGTCACCAGCGTCGTCGAAGTGCCGGTGGTCGAGACGCAAATCGTCGAGAACGTCGTCGAAGTTGAGAAGGGCGCTTTCACCGAACCGCACCCGATCCTGAGCGACCTGCGCAACCGCCAGGGCATTGCCTACTGCACCAACCGCGATGAACTGATTGCTTCGGTGTACCCGTTCATTGCGGACAAGAGCGTGTTGAACATGAACACCTTCATCCCCCGCTCCAGTTGGGCCAACTACGATGGCGACGAACTGGTGAAGTACCCGTTCGACGCGGCCACGGGCGCCGCCCTCTTTGAGGAAGCCGGCTGGACCCTGGCCGAAGGCGCCACCTACCGCACCAATGCCAATGGCGACGAAATGTCGCTCAAGTTCACCACCACCACCGCCGCCTTCCGCCAGACCTGGGCCGCTGTGTTTGAAGCCAACATGCGCGACTGCGGCCTGCGCGTCATCCGCCTGCACGCCCCCGCCGCCTGGTGGTTCGGTGACACCACCGGCATCTCCCGCCGCGACTACGAACTCGGCGCGTTTGCCTGGGTAGGCCAGGCCGACCCCGGCGGCCAGACCCTCTATGCTTGCGATCAGATCCCCCTGCCTGAGAATGGCTGGGTGGGCCAGAATGCCATGGGCTGGTGCAATGAAACCGCCAGCAACAACATCAAGCTAGCCAACAACACGCTTGATCGCAATGAACGCATTGAGGCCTACAAGCAGACCCAGATCGAATTCACCAAGGATATGGTGAGCCTGCCGCTCTTCAACCGCGCTGAAATCGCGGCGGCTAGCGTCAACCTCAAAAACTTCAAGCCGAACACCACCGAGTACTACACCTGGAACTCCTACGAGTGGGAAATTGAAGGCGCCGACACCATCGTGTTAGGCTTCTCGCAGGAACCCGCTTCCATGTTCTCGCTGGTGGAAAGCGCCGCCGTGCAACGCAGCATCGGCGAGTTGATCTTCGATGTGGGCGTGACCAGCCGCGACTACGACTATCAGGCCAACCTCTTCGAAGTCTCGACCATCGAGAGCGGCCTGGCCAGCAACAACGATGTCGAAGTCAACGAGGGCGACCTCATCCTCGACTCGGTTGGCAACACCACCGACGCCGATGGCAACCCGCTCGCCCTCGCTGCCGGCGTGAAGATCAAGAACGCGGCCGGCGAAGAAGTGGAATACAGCGGCGGTTCCGTGACCATGAAGCAGTTGGTGGTGGACTACAAGTTGGCCGCCGCCGGCCTCAAGTGGTCGGATGGCGAGCCGGTGAAGGCCGCCGACTTTGAACTGGCCTACAAGATTGACTGCGACCCCGCCTCCGGCGCGACCAGCTTCATCATCTGCGAATCCATCCAGGGCGTTGAGTTCCGCGATGACGGCTACACCGTAACCTGGAAGCCCGGTTCGCAGAATCCCACTTACTACGTCTTCCCGATCGGCTTCTACCCGTCGCATCAGGCGCTGGCCGATGGCCGCAACCTGGCTGACGTGCCCGCTGCCGAGTGGGCGACCCTGCCCGAAATCGCCGAGTGCCCGCTGGGCGTTGGCCCGTACGTGCTGGCCTGCGACGGCAGCTGGGAGAAGGGCGTGAAGATGACGCTCACCGCCAACCCCAACTACTGGCGCGGCGCTGACACCCTGAAGATCAAGACCGTGGTCGTCACCTTCGTGGCCGACACCAACTCCGCCGTAGCGCAACTGCTCACCGGCGACGTAGATGTGGTTGGCTCCGAGACCCTCGGCGCCGGCCAGGAAGTGCAACTCGTGATTGACGCTCAGGCCGCAGGCACCGTTCAGGCCGAAGTCATCCCGAGCGCGACCTGGGAACACATTGATATGAACCTGAACCTGCCGTAA
- a CDS encoding ABC transporter ATP-binding protein, giving the protein MANETKNNHNLLEVQNLVKYFPVRGGLLQRVVAYVQAVENVTFAVREGETFGMVGESGCGKTTIGRTILRLVPATSGSVLFDGQDVFKANARQLKALRRNMQIIFQDPFSSLDPRMPVGESIAEGLLVHGMRNSKERFEVVINTLRKVGLEDYHARRYPHEFSGGQRQRIGIARALALRPKFIVCDEPVSALDVSIQAQVLNILKELQQEFNLTYLFIAHNLSVVEHISDRIAVMYLGKMVELTSREEMFRNPLHPYTQALLSAIPVPDPDLKRKRIILKGDVPSPLRPPTGCRFHPRCPVAIEKCSQQEPEFREVSKDHWVACWLVE; this is encoded by the coding sequence GTGGCTAACGAAACCAAGAACAACCACAACCTTTTAGAAGTCCAGAACCTCGTCAAATATTTTCCGGTGCGCGGCGGCCTGCTCCAGCGAGTGGTGGCTTACGTGCAGGCGGTTGAGAACGTGACTTTTGCCGTTCGCGAAGGCGAGACGTTTGGCATGGTGGGCGAATCGGGCTGTGGCAAGACGACCATTGGCCGCACTATCCTGCGACTGGTGCCGGCCACTTCCGGCTCGGTGTTATTCGACGGCCAGGATGTCTTCAAGGCCAACGCCCGCCAGCTCAAGGCCCTGCGCCGCAACATGCAGATCATCTTCCAGGATCCGTTCTCGTCGCTCGACCCGCGTATGCCCGTCGGCGAAAGCATCGCCGAAGGCTTGCTGGTTCACGGCATGAGAAACAGCAAAGAGCGCTTTGAAGTCGTCATCAACACCCTGCGAAAAGTCGGCCTTGAGGATTATCATGCCCGCCGCTACCCGCACGAATTTTCCGGCGGCCAGCGTCAGCGCATTGGTATTGCCCGCGCTCTGGCCCTGCGCCCCAAGTTCATCGTCTGCGACGAGCCGGTCTCGGCCCTCGACGTTTCCATTCAGGCTCAGGTGCTCAATATCCTCAAGGAACTGCAACAGGAATTCAACCTGACTTATCTCTTCATTGCCCACAACCTGAGCGTCGTCGAACACATCTCTGACCGCATTGCCGTCATGTATCTGGGCAAGATGGTGGAGTTGACGAGCCGCGAGGAGATGTTCCGCAACCCGCTTCATCCTTACACCCAGGCCTTGCTCTCGGCCATCCCGGTTCCCGACCCGGATCTCAAACGAAAGCGCATCATCCTCAAAGGCGACGTCCCCAGCCCGCTCCGCCCGCCCACCGGATGCCGCTTCCACCCGCGTTGCCCGGTCGCCATCGAGAAGTGTTCGCAACAGGAACCGGAGTTCAGGGAAGTTTCCAAAGATCACTGGGTGGCCTGCTGGCTGGTGGAGTAG
- a CDS encoding ABC transporter permease, which produces MATATTPANTPILDLAAAEAMPEEVSQLKVITRRFLRHRLAVVSMIVLAAIFLLAAFAPAFAPFDPAEIEVGNKFAAPGALSLDGTRVHYLGSDVIGRDYWSRIVYAARITLTVAIVSQLSSSLLGIFIGAVSGYVGGALDAVLMRFVEFLLTLPTLPLLLIISSLLIQNQDAIPIPPVVTTFVGWLLLIQPRDAIQVVLLISIFVAFGWLGDSRLMRGVVLSLKEQTFTEASRALGASDMRIILTHMIPNALAPMIVSASLGLSGFIIGEAILSFLGLGIQDPTPTWGNMLAAAQSYMFQFPWLPLISGTPIFLCSLCFNFIGDGLRDALDPRLKL; this is translated from the coding sequence ATGGCCACTGCTACAACTCCCGCTAACACCCCGATCCTGGACCTGGCCGCCGCCGAGGCCATGCCCGAGGAGGTCAGTCAGCTAAAGGTTATCACCCGGCGCTTTTTGCGCCACCGTCTGGCCGTCGTTTCAATGATAGTTTTGGCCGCCATTTTCCTCCTGGCCGCTTTTGCGCCGGCCTTTGCGCCCTTTGACCCGGCTGAGATCGAAGTCGGCAACAAGTTTGCCGCGCCCGGCGCGCTCAGTCTCGACGGCACGCGGGTTCACTATTTGGGCTCGGATGTGATCGGGCGCGATTACTGGTCGCGCATTGTCTACGCTGCCCGGATCACCCTGACTGTAGCCATCGTCTCCCAGCTCAGTAGTTCGCTTCTCGGCATTTTCATTGGCGCTGTCTCCGGTTACGTGGGCGGCGCGCTCGACGCCGTCTTGATGCGGTTTGTCGAATTCCTGCTTACCCTGCCGACCCTGCCGCTCCTGCTGATTATCTCCTCTCTGCTCATCCAAAACCAGGATGCGATTCCAATCCCGCCAGTGGTCACCACCTTTGTGGGCTGGCTGTTGCTCATCCAGCCGCGCGACGCAATCCAGGTGGTGTTGCTGATCAGCATCTTTGTCGCCTTTGGCTGGCTGGGCGACTCACGCCTGATGCGCGGCGTGGTGCTCTCGCTCAAAGAGCAGACCTTTACCGAAGCCTCCAGAGCGCTGGGCGCTTCAGATATGCGAATCATCTTAACTCACATGATCCCCAATGCCCTGGCTCCGATGATCGTCAGCGCCAGCCTGGGCCTGTCGGGCTTTATCATCGGCGAAGCCATCCTCAGCTTTTTGGGCCTGGGCATTCAAGACCCCACGCCCACCTGGGGCAACATGCTGGCCGCCGCCCAAAGTTACATGTTCCAGTTTCCGTGGCTGCCGCTCATCTCCGGCACGCCCATCTTTTTGTGTTCCCTGTGCTTCAACTTCATCGGCGACGGCTTGCGCGATGCACTTGACCCGCGCCTGAAACTCTAG